From Bacteroidota bacterium, a single genomic window includes:
- the rocD gene encoding ornithine--oxo-acid transaminase — MTSYKPDAILTSEMAMKLEDKYGAHNYHPLPVVLSRGQGPFVWDVEGKKYFDFLSAYSAVNQGHCHPRIINTLIEQAKTLTLTSRAFYSDTLGVYEKYVTEYFGFDKVLPMNTGAEGVETALKLCRRWGYDKKGIPANQAKIIVCESNFHGRTISIISMSTDPDAKGGFGPYTPGFIVIPYNDLNALEKALNDPNVAGFMVEPIQGEAGVFVPDEGYVSKAYELCKKNNVLFIADEVQTGIARTGKLLACDHENVHPDILILGKALSGGVYPVSAVLANDDIMLCIKPGQHGSTFGGNPIACKVAITALDVIRDEKLAENAEKLGKIFRAEMKTIPSDMIELVRGKGLLNAVVIKPKNGKTAWDVCVKMKDNGLLAKPTHDHIIRFAPPLVITEDQIMEALGIIRKSILSFD; from the coding sequence ATGACTTCTTATAAACCGGATGCTATTCTTACTTCTGAAATGGCAATGAAACTCGAAGACAAATACGGTGCACACAATTATCACCCGTTGCCTGTAGTTCTTTCACGTGGACAAGGTCCCTTTGTTTGGGATGTGGAAGGAAAAAAATACTTCGATTTCCTTTCAGCATATTCAGCTGTGAATCAAGGTCACTGCCACCCCCGCATTATCAACACACTGATTGAACAGGCCAAAACCCTTACCCTTACCTCCCGTGCATTTTACAGCGATACGCTGGGCGTATACGAAAAATATGTTACGGAATATTTCGGATTCGATAAAGTGCTGCCAATGAATACCGGAGCAGAAGGAGTCGAAACTGCTTTAAAACTTTGCCGCCGCTGGGGTTATGATAAGAAAGGCATTCCTGCAAATCAGGCCAAAATCATAGTCTGTGAAAGTAATTTTCACGGCAGGACCATCTCCATCATCTCTATGTCGACAGATCCCGACGCCAAAGGTGGCTTTGGCCCTTATACACCAGGATTTATAGTTATTCCTTATAATGATTTGAATGCGCTTGAAAAAGCTCTCAATGATCCAAATGTTGCAGGATTCATGGTTGAACCCATTCAGGGTGAAGCCGGCGTTTTTGTCCCGGATGAAGGCTATGTTTCCAAAGCATACGAATTGTGTAAAAAGAATAATGTCCTCTTCATTGCCGATGAAGTACAAACAGGAATTGCCCGCACTGGAAAACTCCTTGCCTGTGACCATGAAAATGTTCACCCCGATATCCTGATACTGGGCAAAGCTCTCTCCGGAGGGGTGTATCCCGTATCTGCCGTTCTTGCAAACGATGATATCATGCTTTGCATAAAACCCGGTCAGCATGGTTCTACCTTCGGCGGAAATCCCATCGCATGTAAGGTAGCTATCACCGCCCTGGATGTCATCCGTGATGAAAAACTTGCAGAAAATGCAGAAAAACTGGGTAAGATTTTCCGGGCCGAAATGAAAACCATCCCTTCCGATATGATAGAACTCGTTAGGGGAAAAGGCCTGCTCAATGCTGTTGTAATCAAACCGAAAAACGGAAAAACGGCCTGGGATGTTTGTGTGAAAATGAAAGATAATGGCTTGCTGGCCAAACCAACCCATGATCACATCATCCGTTTTGCACCTCCTTTGGTTATTACCGAAGATCAAATCATGGAAGCCCTCGGTATCATTCGTAAGTCTATTTTGTCATTCGATTAA
- the galE gene encoding UDP-glucose 4-epimerase GalE, with translation MKILVTGGTGYIGSHTVVELQTAGYEVLIVDNLANSNIEVLNAIEKITGKKPVFELTDLKNTDDTYNLIRKHKDIQGVIHFAALKAVGESVEKPLEYYHNNLFSLINLLGAMMENQIHNFVFSSSCTVYGQPDVLPVDENAPLKKAESPYGNTKKISENIIEDTVSATPLQAIALRYFNPIGAHETALIGELPIGIPNNLVPYITQTAIGKREYLRVFGDDYSTPDGTPIRDYIHVVDLAKAHVVAIDRLLKKKNKKAFEIFNLGTGNGFSVMEVINSFERVSGMKLNYKIVERRPGDIEKVWSDTAFANQELDWKAEKGLDEMMSSAWKWELELKKSGIV, from the coding sequence ATGAAAATACTGGTGACCGGTGGAACCGGCTATATCGGATCTCATACTGTCGTTGAACTTCAAACAGCAGGTTATGAGGTCCTTATTGTGGACAACCTTGCCAATTCTAATATTGAAGTGTTGAATGCCATTGAAAAGATCACCGGGAAGAAACCAGTCTTCGAACTTACTGACCTGAAAAATACGGATGATACGTATAACCTGATCAGAAAACATAAAGATATTCAAGGGGTTATCCACTTCGCAGCACTGAAAGCAGTTGGTGAATCTGTTGAGAAACCCCTTGAATATTACCATAATAATCTCTTTTCCCTGATCAACCTCCTGGGTGCAATGATGGAAAATCAAATTCATAACTTTGTATTTTCCAGCTCATGCACCGTATACGGCCAACCGGATGTACTTCCGGTTGATGAAAACGCCCCGCTCAAAAAAGCCGAATCACCTTACGGAAATACTAAGAAAATCTCCGAAAATATCATTGAAGATACGGTATCTGCAACGCCACTGCAAGCCATTGCCCTTCGCTATTTCAATCCCATCGGTGCCCATGAAACCGCTCTGATTGGTGAACTGCCGATTGGTATCCCGAACAACCTGGTACCGTACATCACCCAAACCGCCATCGGTAAAAGAGAGTATCTCAGGGTTTTTGGTGATGACTATAGTACTCCCGATGGAACCCCCATTCGCGATTATATCCATGTGGTGGATCTGGCTAAAGCTCACGTGGTTGCAATAGACCGACTGCTGAAAAAGAAAAATAAAAAGGCGTTTGAAATATTTAACCTCGGAACAGGAAATGGTTTCTCCGTTATGGAAGTGATAAACTCCTTTGAAAGAGTTTCCGGAATGAAACTTAATTACAAAATCGTTGAACGACGACCCGGGGATATTGAAAAAGTATGGTCCGACACCGCTTTTGCAAACCAGGAACTGGATTGGAAAGCCGAAAAAGGCCTGGATGAGATGATGAGCTCAGCCTGGAAATGGGAACTCGAACTGAAAAAATCAGGAATTGTTTAA
- the rfbB gene encoding dTDP-glucose 4,6-dehydratase has protein sequence MKNILITGGAGFIGSHVVRLFVNKYPEYQIFNLDKLTYAGNLENLADIQDKPNYRFIKADIVDNPAIHNLFQKHRFDGVIHLAAESHVDRSITNPTEFIFTNIVGTVNLLNAFRSIWKDDFTGKRFYHISTDEVYGSLGNEGFFLENTPYDPRSPYSASKASSDHLVRAYFHTFGLPAVISNCSNNYGPYQFPEKLIPLAINNIRNNKPVPIYGKGENIRDWLYVEDHARAIDTIFHSGNTGETYNIGGNNEWQNIELIRLLCDIMDRKLNRTPASSQQLITFVKDRAGHDLRYAIDSGKLQNSLGWKPSLQFEEGLEKTVDWYLTNERWLSNVTSGDYQKYYKNQYEKR, from the coding sequence ATGAAAAATATCCTTATCACAGGTGGTGCCGGTTTTATCGGTTCGCATGTCGTCCGGCTTTTTGTCAATAAATATCCCGAATACCAAATCTTTAATCTGGATAAGCTTACCTATGCCGGTAACCTCGAAAATCTTGCAGATATCCAGGATAAACCGAATTACCGGTTTATTAAGGCCGATATCGTCGACAACCCAGCCATTCATAACCTATTCCAGAAACATCGTTTTGACGGAGTGATCCACCTTGCAGCCGAATCTCATGTCGACCGCTCTATTACCAATCCAACAGAGTTCATTTTCACCAATATCGTGGGAACCGTAAACCTGCTTAATGCATTTCGGAGCATCTGGAAAGACGATTTTACCGGCAAACGGTTCTATCATATATCAACGGATGAAGTTTACGGATCCCTTGGAAATGAAGGATTTTTCCTGGAAAACACCCCGTATGACCCCCGAAGCCCTTATTCAGCTTCCAAAGCCAGTTCCGACCACTTAGTCAGAGCTTATTTCCATACATTCGGGCTGCCTGCAGTCATTTCCAACTGCTCCAATAATTATGGGCCATACCAGTTTCCCGAAAAACTTATCCCCCTGGCTATAAATAATATCCGCAACAATAAACCGGTTCCAATCTATGGAAAAGGTGAAAACATCAGAGACTGGCTTTATGTGGAAGATCATGCCAGAGCAATAGATACTATTTTTCATTCAGGAAATACGGGTGAAACATACAACATCGGAGGCAATAATGAATGGCAGAATATTGAATTGATCAGGCTTCTATGTGACATCATGGATCGTAAACTCAACCGGACACCCGCATCCTCCCAACAACTTATTACTTTTGTGAAAGACAGAGCCGGACATGATCTGCGTTATGCCATCGATTCAGGAAAACTGCAAAATTCGCTTGGATGGAAGCCTTCCCTGCAATTTGAAGAAGGCCTGGAAAAAACTGTGGATTGGTACCTGACAAATGAACGATGGCTCTCCAATGTCACTTCAGGCGATTATCAGAAGTATTACAAAAATCAATACGAAAAACGTTGA
- the fabD gene encoding ACP S-malonyltransferase, producing MKAYVFPGQGAQYTGMGKDLFEASPLARELFDKANAILKFKITETMFSGTEEDLRQTRVTQPAIFLHSVILARVLGDDFKPDMVAGHSLGEFSALVANRVLTFEDGLRLVSKRAQAMQKACELEPSTMAAVLGMEDSDVEKILKGVDDIVVPANYNSPGQLVISGSMEGIRIAIAKLEEAGAKRVIPLKVGGAFHSPLMEPAALELAEAINTTRFGKGICAVYQNVTGQSVTDPEIIKKNLIKQLTSPVRWTQTCRNMIADGANEFIEVGPGEVLQGLVKKVKRDIRAYSAVIPD from the coding sequence ATGAAAGCATATGTTTTTCCTGGACAGGGTGCGCAGTATACCGGAATGGGTAAGGATTTGTTTGAAGCATCACCATTGGCCAGGGAGTTGTTTGATAAGGCAAATGCCATCCTTAAGTTTAAGATCACTGAAACAATGTTTAGCGGTACTGAGGAAGATTTACGTCAGACCCGTGTTACACAGCCTGCCATTTTCCTTCATTCAGTGATATTGGCCAGGGTTTTGGGTGATGATTTCAAGCCTGACATGGTTGCCGGTCATTCTCTTGGTGAGTTTTCAGCTCTTGTAGCCAATCGGGTTCTTACCTTTGAAGACGGTTTAAGACTTGTATCCAAGAGAGCTCAGGCTATGCAAAAAGCCTGCGAACTGGAGCCATCCACCATGGCGGCCGTTCTTGGTATGGAAGACAGCGATGTAGAAAAGATTTTAAAGGGTGTAGATGATATTGTTGTACCTGCAAATTATAACAGTCCCGGGCAGCTTGTCATTTCTGGATCGATGGAAGGTATCAGGATTGCCATAGCCAAACTGGAGGAAGCGGGTGCCAAGAGGGTGATTCCTTTAAAAGTGGGAGGAGCATTTCATTCCCCTCTTATGGAGCCGGCTGCATTGGAATTAGCGGAAGCAATAAATACTACCCGTTTCGGTAAAGGTATATGTGCTGTTTATCAAAATGTAACGGGCCAATCGGTCACCGATCCTGAGATAATAAAGAAAAATCTTATCAAGCAGCTTACATCTCCGGTGCGTTGGACTCAGACCTGCCGGAATATGATAGCCGACGGTGCCAATGAGTTTATTGAAGTTGGTCCTGGTGAAGTATTACAAGGGCTTGTAAAAAAGGTTAAGAGGGATATAAGGGCATACAGTGCCGTAATACCTGATTAA
- the folE gene encoding GTP cyclohydrolase I FolE translates to MYYKANGDNDNLDYERIERYDPAKIDKLATNYRDILQLIGEDPTREGLEKTPIRVAKSMQFLTHGYDIDPVEILNSAKFKEDYREMVIVKDIEIFSLCEHHLIPFIGKAHVGYIPNGYITGLSKIARVVEAYARRLQVQERLTTQIKDAIQQTLKPLGVAVVIEAKHLCMVMRGVQKQNSVTTTSDFTGAFKREETRAEFIHLIGSKLH, encoded by the coding sequence ATGTATTATAAGGCGAACGGAGATAATGACAATCTCGATTACGAGAGGATAGAAAGGTATGATCCTGCAAAGATCGATAAGCTGGCAACCAATTACCGTGATATTTTGCAGCTGATAGGAGAAGATCCCACCAGGGAAGGTTTGGAAAAAACTCCCATCAGGGTGGCTAAATCTATGCAGTTTCTGACGCATGGATACGACATTGATCCGGTTGAGATTTTAAACTCAGCAAAGTTTAAGGAAGATTACAGGGAGATGGTTATAGTCAAAGACATTGAGATTTTTTCCCTGTGTGAGCATCATCTTATTCCTTTTATTGGCAAGGCACATGTTGGGTATATTCCAAATGGATACATAACCGGATTGAGTAAGATTGCCAGGGTAGTAGAGGCATATGCACGGCGTTTGCAGGTTCAGGAGAGGCTTACTACCCAGATTAAAGATGCAATTCAGCAAACTCTGAAGCCTTTGGGAGTTGCCGTGGTTATTGAGGCGAAGCACTTATGCATGGTAATGCGAGGGGTTCAGAAGCAGAATTCAGTTACGACCACTTCAGACTTCACCGGTGCTTTTAAGAGAGAGGAGACCAGGGCTGAATTCATTCATCTCATTGGTTCGAAATTGCATTAA
- a CDS encoding AtpZ/AtpI family protein — MENQKKNPLKNYARYSGIAFQMLVIILMGVFGGYKLDQFTGIRFPVFTVVLSLGAVSLAIYYAVKDFIKNK, encoded by the coding sequence ATGGAAAATCAAAAGAAAAACCCGCTTAAGAATTATGCCAGGTATTCGGGCATTGCATTTCAGATGCTGGTCATTATACTCATGGGTGTATTTGGAGGGTATAAGCTTGATCAGTTTACCGGAATCCGGTTTCCGGTATTTACGGTTGTATTGAGTTTAGGGGCAGTATCACTGGCTATTTATTATGCTGTCAAAGATTTCATAAAAAACAAATGA
- a CDS encoding polymer-forming cytoskeletal protein yields the protein MAKNIIPEIQSINQIGSGTIIKGEIKSNGDFRIDGTLNGSIESKGKIVVGESGQVDGEITCQNAVISGKVKATIRVNELLELKSSASFTGEIVTNKLAIEPGAKFSGSCNMSQEDAPSSLNRDGKSKEKPA from the coding sequence ATGGCAAAGAACATTATTCCTGAAATCCAGTCTATAAACCAGATTGGGTCTGGTACGATCATAAAGGGGGAGATCAAATCCAACGGTGATTTCAGGATTGACGGGACACTAAATGGTTCTATTGAGTCTAAAGGGAAGATCGTTGTAGGAGAATCCGGGCAGGTTGATGGAGAAATTACTTGTCAGAATGCGGTAATATCGGGAAAGGTGAAGGCGACGATCCGGGTGAATGAGTTGTTGGAGTTGAAATCTTCAGCTTCCTTCACTGGCGAGATAGTAACAAACAAGCTGGCTATTGAGCCGGGAGCGAAATTTTCAGGTTCCTGCAATATGAGCCAGGAAGATGCCCCTTCATCGTTAAACAGGGATGGAAAATCAAAAGAAAAACCCGCTTAA
- a CDS encoding tetratricopeptide repeat protein: MPYRFLYAALLFLAVLFLISCSTKKNTFTRRVYHNLTSHYNVYWNGKQALLEAEVELEKLADDQYNKVLPVFNYGSEADANSLAPLLDRAIEKGSKTILRHSMEFGGKEYVKWIDDAYMLIGKSYFYKQDYYSARRSFNFVMRNFDKNLIRYDAMLWLAKTYNQLKEFERAEPLLNLVRKDASEGEIPGSVMRELPLVYADYFILQEKYDDAIEYIYEGLGFDPPKDMKTRLKFILAQIYQKNGDFGESSELYAQVIRRNPEYEMAFQAKINLAMTYESGMGNSDDIIKILNRMLKDEKNKEYHDQIYFALADIALKDNNDTLGIYYLKLSVKSSISNNYQKATSALRLADLYFNIPKYEPSQAYYDTAMQFLPKDYPDYELLQRKTGKLSDLVNNLQTIQLQDSLQTLAAMPEDELIAAIDKIIEEVREQERIKREQEQLAAENAQFLGPGMSGFGSTGTEGKWYFYNPSALSQGFTEFQQKWGRRQLEDLWRLRDKQIIAFEPEEIAQVSVDTTAGNDSTILLASDPHNREYYLKDIPFTEEQKQESNDKIILAYYNLGLIYREGLDNSGKSIEAYEELIRRFPGNEYELKAYYQLYRLFLDEGNQERSDYYKSLILNGYPDSDYAKIIEDPDYYRQMQEQENQLSALYADTYDAYISGSYFSVIENADLAMTQFGDSASLIPKFAYLKALSIGHIDIVDSLVVALNRIIQDYPGSEVEPLAQNILDYVIKDRPDLDDGKSGQEQDSLDVFPYEFDENATHLYMLVVKKQAVKLNPIKVKLSDFNQKYFRLIELTINSVLLDKNQYLITVGNFDDARKAINYYNAIFNNRYVFSDLSPGNYEQFLISSENYPLFYKDKDISLYARFFAKYYKVDKK; the protein is encoded by the coding sequence ATGCCATACAGGTTTCTTTACGCCGCACTATTGTTTCTGGCGGTTCTCTTTCTCATTTCCTGTTCAACGAAGAAAAATACCTTTACCCGAAGGGTATATCATAATCTGACCTCGCATTACAATGTATACTGGAATGGCAAGCAAGCCCTTCTTGAAGCAGAGGTTGAACTTGAAAAGCTTGCGGATGATCAATATAATAAGGTCTTGCCGGTTTTCAATTACGGATCGGAGGCTGACGCAAATAGTCTGGCTCCTTTGCTTGACCGGGCAATAGAAAAGGGGTCAAAGACTATCCTGCGACACTCTATGGAATTTGGAGGGAAAGAGTATGTAAAGTGGATTGATGATGCATATATGCTGATAGGAAAGTCTTACTTCTACAAGCAGGATTATTACAGTGCGCGTCGTTCTTTCAATTTCGTCATGCGAAATTTTGATAAAAACCTGATCCGGTATGATGCCATGTTATGGTTGGCTAAAACGTATAATCAGCTAAAAGAGTTTGAAAGGGCTGAGCCTTTGCTTAATCTTGTAAGAAAGGACGCTTCAGAGGGGGAGATCCCCGGTTCGGTCATGAGAGAACTGCCACTGGTATATGCTGATTATTTTATCCTTCAGGAAAAATATGATGATGCCATTGAGTATATTTATGAGGGGTTGGGTTTTGATCCACCCAAGGATATGAAGACAAGGTTGAAATTCATTCTTGCTCAAATCTATCAAAAGAATGGTGATTTCGGTGAGTCTTCTGAGTTATATGCCCAGGTGATACGGCGTAATCCTGAATATGAAATGGCCTTCCAGGCGAAGATCAATCTTGCCATGACCTATGAAAGTGGCATGGGTAATAGCGATGATATCATCAAGATTTTGAACCGGATGCTTAAGGACGAGAAGAACAAGGAGTATCATGATCAGATTTATTTTGCTCTGGCAGATATTGCACTTAAGGATAATAATGACACATTGGGGATATATTATCTGAAATTATCAGTAAAATCGAGTATATCGAATAATTATCAGAAGGCAACATCGGCATTAAGGCTTGCGGATCTTTATTTCAACATTCCCAAATATGAGCCTTCCCAGGCATATTATGATACAGCCATGCAATTTCTTCCCAAGGATTATCCTGATTATGAGTTATTGCAAAGGAAAACAGGAAAGCTGTCCGATCTGGTTAATAATTTGCAGACCATTCAATTGCAGGATAGTCTTCAAACCCTGGCCGCCATGCCGGAGGATGAGCTGATTGCAGCAATAGACAAGATAATAGAAGAAGTCAGGGAACAGGAACGGATTAAGAGGGAGCAGGAACAGCTGGCAGCTGAAAATGCACAGTTTTTAGGTCCGGGTATGAGCGGATTTGGTTCAACTGGAACGGAAGGTAAGTGGTACTTTTATAATCCATCGGCTTTGAGCCAGGGTTTTACCGAATTCCAGCAAAAATGGGGAAGAAGGCAATTGGAAGATTTATGGAGGTTGCGTGATAAACAAATAATTGCATTTGAACCGGAGGAGATCGCACAGGTTTCGGTTGATACGACAGCGGGAAATGACAGTACAATATTACTTGCAAGCGACCCGCATAACCGTGAATATTATCTTAAAGACATTCCATTCACGGAAGAACAAAAACAGGAATCGAATGATAAAATCATCCTGGCATATTACAATTTAGGATTGATTTACAGGGAAGGCCTGGATAATTCCGGAAAGTCCATAGAAGCCTATGAAGAATTGATTCGCAGGTTCCCGGGTAATGAGTATGAGTTAAAGGCCTATTATCAATTATATCGTCTTTTCCTGGATGAAGGAAATCAGGAAAGGTCAGATTATTATAAATCACTGATTCTGAATGGGTATCCTGACAGTGATTATGCAAAGATCATTGAAGATCCGGATTACTACAGGCAGATGCAGGAACAGGAAAATCAGCTTTCCGCATTGTATGCAGATACTTATGATGCATATATCAGCGGGAGTTATTTTTCTGTTATCGAGAATGCAGATCTTGCTATGACTCAGTTTGGAGATTCTGCCAGTCTGATACCTAAATTTGCTTATCTGAAAGCCTTATCTATAGGGCATATAGATATAGTAGACTCTCTTGTTGTGGCTTTAAACAGGATTATTCAGGATTATCCGGGAAGTGAAGTAGAGCCATTGGCACAGAATATTCTTGATTACGTAATTAAAGACCGGCCGGATCTGGATGATGGAAAGAGCGGCCAGGAGCAGGACTCCCTGGATGTATTTCCTTATGAATTTGATGAAAATGCAACGCATTTGTATATGCTGGTTGTTAAGAAGCAAGCCGTGAAGTTGAATCCAATTAAGGTTAAGCTTTCGGATTTCAATCAGAAGTATTTCAGGCTCATTGAATTAACCATTAACAGTGTGTTACTTGATAAAAACCAATATCTCATTACCGTGGGGAATTTTGATGATGCCAGGAAAGCAATAAACTATTACAATGCAATTTTTAATAACCGATATGTATTCTCCGACCTATCGCCCGGTAATTATGAGCAGTTTTTGATTTCTTCGGAGAATTACCCTTTATTTTACAAGGATAAAGACATATCACTTTATGCAAGGTTTTTTGCAAAGTACTATAAAGTGGATAAAAAGTAA
- a CDS encoding M23 family metallopeptidase, producing MAKSNSTAKKKWYHKLRIKYRLIIRNEDTYEEKISFLLSRLNVFIVITTTSLILIILTIFIIAFTPLREYIPGYMDPSIPSRVYALDLMVDSLEKSMKQKDDYIMRIRSIIRGEEIENSSIEPRSSDIIYDTITLRRSKEDSILRAEYEAMSQYNLIQNQSIYDPPKGTKELLFFPPLSGIVVNSFNVSNEHYGVDIVAEEGSPVKAVMDGTVVFTEWTLETGYIIGIQHSGSFLSVYKHNNVLLKKQGALVKAGDPIAVIGGSGELSTGPHLHFELWHRGTPVNPEEYITF from the coding sequence ATGGCAAAATCCAACTCAACGGCAAAAAAAAAGTGGTATCATAAACTCCGCATAAAATACCGGTTGATTATCAGAAACGAAGATACTTACGAGGAGAAGATATCCTTTCTTTTATCCCGACTGAATGTATTTATTGTCATTACGACTACTTCCCTGATCCTCATTATCCTTACCATCTTTATCATTGCCTTTACCCCGCTGAGAGAATATATCCCTGGATATATGGACCCCTCAATTCCTTCACGGGTTTATGCCCTGGACCTTATGGTCGATTCTTTGGAGAAAAGCATGAAACAAAAGGATGATTACATAATGCGAATACGTAGTATTATCAGGGGAGAAGAAATAGAGAACAGTAGCATAGAACCAAGATCATCCGACATTATCTACGATACTATTACCCTTAGAAGATCAAAAGAGGATTCCATCCTCAGAGCTGAATACGAAGCAATGAGCCAGTATAACCTGATCCAGAACCAATCGATCTACGATCCTCCCAAAGGAACAAAAGAACTTTTGTTTTTCCCCCCATTAAGTGGAATTGTGGTCAATAGTTTCAATGTTTCAAACGAACATTATGGAGTTGACATCGTTGCTGAAGAAGGATCCCCGGTCAAAGCAGTTATGGACGGAACGGTAGTGTTTACGGAATGGACTCTTGAAACCGGTTACATTATAGGAATCCAGCATTCCGGCAGCTTTTTGTCGGTCTATAAACACAATAATGTTTTGTTGAAAAAACAAGGTGCATTGGTAAAGGCAGGCGATCCTATTGCTGTTATTGGCGGATCGGGTGAATTATCCACGGGACCGCATCTTCATTTTGAACTCTGGCACAGGGGAACGCCCGTAAATCCTGAAGAATATATTACTTTCTGA
- a CDS encoding 1-deoxy-D-xylulose-5-phosphate reductoisomerase translates to MNNRLRHHIAILGSTGSIGRQTLEIIDSFPDHFQVEVLTAALNAELLIKQAIKYKPNAVVIASEKQYSFVSEQLAGYDIKVFTGQDAIAQVVEMESVTMVMNALVGFSGFIPTINAIKARKAIALANKESLVIGGEMIMSMTEEYNTPIIPVDSEHSAILQCLIGERDHTVEKIILTASGGPFLGYSKQDLKNVKPSSALKHPNWNMGNKITIDSATLMNKGFEMIEARWLFDMEPEQIEILIHPQSVIHSMVQFHDGSIKAQLGVPDMKIPIQYALFFPDRMPSGNIRLHFDNYPKLTFEQPDIKIFRNLALAYEAARLGGVAPCVLNAANEIVVEAFLHNRIEFLEMPVIIEKCLEKMNNVSKPSLDDFIITDRDTRVLAGSLIS, encoded by the coding sequence ATGAACAACAGACTCCGCCATCATATTGCTATCCTCGGATCTACCGGATCTATCGGAAGGCAAACCCTCGAAATAATAGACAGCTTTCCTGACCATTTTCAGGTAGAGGTTCTTACCGCAGCCCTTAATGCCGAACTTCTCATCAAACAGGCCATTAAATACAAACCCAATGCTGTTGTCATCGCCAGTGAAAAACAATATTCATTTGTCTCGGAACAGCTTGCAGGATATGATATTAAAGTATTTACAGGCCAGGATGCTATCGCCCAGGTCGTTGAAATGGAATCCGTTACCATGGTGATGAATGCCCTGGTCGGATTCTCCGGTTTTATCCCGACAATAAATGCTATTAAAGCACGAAAGGCTATAGCCCTGGCTAATAAGGAATCCCTGGTTATCGGAGGAGAGATGATCATGAGTATGACAGAAGAATATAATACACCAATAATACCTGTCGATTCAGAACACTCTGCTATATTGCAATGCCTTATCGGTGAACGGGATCATACGGTCGAAAAGATCATCCTTACCGCCTCAGGTGGACCTTTCCTGGGTTACTCCAAACAGGACCTTAAAAATGTCAAACCTTCCAGTGCCCTTAAACATCCAAACTGGAATATGGGTAACAAAATTACCATCGATTCCGCAACCCTCATGAATAAAGGGTTTGAAATGATTGAGGCCCGCTGGCTCTTTGATATGGAACCCGAACAAATTGAGATTCTCATCCATCCCCAATCGGTAATCCACTCAATGGTCCAGTTCCACGATGGTTCCATAAAAGCACAATTGGGCGTGCCCGACATGAAGATTCCTATCCAGTATGCTCTCTTCTTCCCCGATCGTATGCCCTCCGGAAATATCAGACTGCACTTTGACAATTACCCGAAACTTACTTTCGAACAGCCTGATATCAAAATTTTTCGTAACCTTGCACTCGCATACGAGGCCGCCCGCCTGGGAGGTGTGGCTCCCTGCGTCCTCAATGCCGCCAATGAAATTGTGGTGGAAGCATTTCTCCATAACCGGATAGAATTTCTTGAAATGCCGGTAATTATTGAAAAATGCCTCGAAAAAATGAATAATGTGTCCAAACCATCCTTGGACGATTTTATTATTACTGACCGGGATACCAGAGTACTGGCCGGATCGCTTATATCGTAA